A genomic stretch from Pempheris klunzingeri isolate RE-2024b chromosome 23, fPemKlu1.hap1, whole genome shotgun sequence includes:
- the alox12 gene encoding arachidonate 12-lipoxygenase, 12S-type, whose product MEVYTVTVATGTSEYSGTNNYIFVTLVGEKGESERTLLDNPGLDFCRGAVDQYKVTSPSPLGALLLVRLEKQKYWVEDNWFCSYIKVEPPGGDKVLTFPCYRWLIGDIGLEIREGTAKTLKDDSLPQLLAHRKTELQERQTTYRWVTWAPGIPRCIDAETEADLPQDVRFDNEKRSDFEHSLHYALLELSLKKLAIRFGKSWNDLDDFKRIFWKLRSPIAEYCMEHWREDWFFGYQCMNGSNPRMIQRCKKLPENFPVAPDMVQSSMVPTTNLDKELEAGNIYLLDYAIMDGIPTNTIRGKPQYITAPLCLLYQHPDEGLIPIAIQLEQTPGLDTPIFLPRDPPLAWLLAKMWVRHSEFQVFQLLSHLLRTHLVIEVFCVATLRQLPAVHPVYKLLTPHLRYTLEINCRGRTQLISPNGIFKRVVSTGGDGLLILSQREYKLLTYRSLQPHYDFTDRGVSQLPNYFYREHGLMLWEAIHSFVSGMVSLYYQSDRDVQEDLELQCWIRDISQEGFTELPNFGLAGKLSTREEMSTLLTVAIFTSTAQHAATNNGQFDWCAWVPNTPCTMRHPPPKDKDAVTMEMIMATLPDVSQSCVQMAITWHLGRAQPDAIPLGKYTEEHFTEGRARELIDGFRTELKEIEGHILKQNEGLELQYLFLLPSRVENSITI is encoded by the exons ATGGAAGTCTACACTGTAACAGTAGCAACTGGTACGTCAGAGTATTCAGGCACCAACAACTACATCTTTGTGACCCTGGTGGGGGAAAAAGGGGAGAGTGAACGCACCCTGCTGGACAACCCTGGACTGGACTTCTGCCGAGGagca GTGGATCAGTACAAGGTAACCAGCCCCTCACCTTTAGGTGCCCTGCTACTGGTCCGACTGGAAAAGCAGAAGTACTGGGTGGAGGATAACTGGTTCTGTAGCTACATCAAAGTGGAGCCTCCAGGCGGAGACAAAGTGCTAACTTTCCCCTGTTACCGCTGGCTTATAGGAGACATCGGGCTGGAGATAAGAGAGGGAACAG CAAAGACACTGAAGGACGACTCCTTACCTCAGCTGTTGGCGCACAGGaagacagagctgcaggagagacagacaacttACAG ATGGGTCACATGGGCTCCGGGGATTCCCAGATGTATTGATGCTGAAACCGAAGCAGATTTACCCCAAGATGTCCGCTTTGATAATGAAAAGAGGAGCGACTTTGAACACTCCTTACACTATGC CTTGCTGGAGTTGTCTCTGAAGAAGCTGGCCATCAGGTTTGGGAAATCCTGGAATGACCTGGACGACTTCAAACGGATCTTCTGGAAGCTGCGAAGCCCCATAGCTG AGTACTGTATGGAGCATTGGAGGGAGGACTGGTTCTTTGGCTACCAGTGTATGAATGGCTCTAACCCGAGGATGATTCAGAGGTGCAAGAAGCTGCCAGAGAACTTCCCGGTCGCTCCTGACATGGTGCAGAGCTCCATGGTTCCCACCACCAACCTGGACAAAGAGCTGGAG GCAGGGAATATCTATCTGTTAGACTATGCCATCATGGACGGGATTCCCACCAACACGATCAGGGGTAAACCTCAGTACATCACCGCTCCGCTCTGTCTGCTGTACCAGCACCCAGATGAAGGACTCATACCTATTGCTATACAG CTAGAGCAGACTCCAGGCCTTGACACGCCTATATTCCTTCCCAGAGACCCCCCCCTGGCCTGGCTACTGGCTAAGATGTGGGTGCGTCACTCTGAGTTCCAGGTGTTCCAGCTGCTGTCTCACCTGCTCAGGACTCACCTGGTGATAGAAGTGTTTTGTGTGGCTACTCTGagacagctgcctgctgtgcaCCCTGTATATAAG ctcctcacccCCCACCTGCGCTACACTCTAGAGATCAACTGTAGGGGGCGCACTCAGCTCATCTCCCCCAATGGCATCTTCAAACGG gTTGTGTCCACAGGTGGTGACGGCCTTTTGATTCTATCTCAGAGGGAGTACAAGCTACTGACCTACCGCTCCCTCCAGCCTCACTACGACTTCACTGACAGAGGAGTTTCCCAGCTCCCAAACTATTTCTACCGAGAACATGGCCTGATGCTGTGGGAGGCCATTCACAG CTTTGTCTCAGGTATGGTGAGCCTGTACTACCAGTCAGACCGTGATGTGCAAGAGGACCTGGAGCTCCAATGCTGGATCAGAGACATATCACAGGAAGGCTTCACAGAGCTCCCCAACTTTG gtctgGCCGGTAAGCTCAGCACCAGAGAGGAAATGTCCACCCTGCTGACAGTGGCCATCTTCACCAGTACAGCCCAGCACGCTGCTACTAACAACGGACAG TTTGACTGGTGTGCCTGGGTCCCCAACACCCCCTGCACAATGAGACACCCACCACCAAAAGACAAGGATGCCGTTACCATGGAGATGATCATGGCCACCCTTCCCGATGTCAGTCAGTCCTGTGTGCAGATGGCCATCACATGGCATCTGGGGCGAGCACAACCAGATGCA ATTCCTTTGGGCAAATACACAGAGGAGCACTTCACTGAGGGGCGGGCCCGGGAGCTGATTGACGGATTCagaacagagctgaaagagatCGAAGGCCACATCCTAAAGCAGAATGAAGGACTGGAGCTTCAGTATCTTTTCCTCCTGCCCAGCCGCGTAGAAAACAGTATCACTATCTGA
- the LOC139223185 gene encoding chromatin complexes subunit BAP18 isoform X1 codes for MTSASTKVGEIFSAAGAAFTKLGELTMQLHPVADSSPAGSHLPPSGQTKSTVKRKLYEDGALPAPSDGSKKVVKKATAAVAVATQSTPTAISVPATHVVVASGLQGSPSIQPPLKKQKTADVTLSALNDSDVNSDLVDIEGLGEGSNSKKLNNFDQDNLNLDSSLIMNPSDLPLLSR; via the exons atgACCTCAGCCTCAACTAAA GTAGGTGAGATCTTCTCTGCAGCCGGAGCTGCCTTCACCAAACTAGGAGAGCTCACCATGCAGCTTCACCCAGTGGCAGACTCCAGTCCTGcagg TTCCCATCTTCCCCCCAGCGGTCAGACCAAGAGCACAGTGAAGAGGAAGCTGTATGAAGACGGAGCTCTGCCCGCCCCCTCTGACGGCTCCAAGAAGGTCGTCAAGAAAGCTACCGCtgctgttgccgtggcaacgCAGAGCACTCCGACCGCCATCTCCGTGCCCGCGACTCATGTTGTTGTGGCATCGGGACTACAGGGTTCCCCCTCCATCCAGCCCCCCCTGAAGAAACAGAAGACTGCAG atgtgacCCTCAGTGCTCTCAATGACTCAGATGTCAACAGTGATCTTGTGGACATCGAGGGATTGGGTGAAGGATCCAACTCCAAAAAACTCAACAACTTTGATCAAG ATAACCTGAACCTGGACTCGAGCCTTATCATGAATCCCAGTGaccttcctctgctctcccgCTGA
- the LOC139223185 gene encoding chromatin complexes subunit BAP18 isoform X2 yields the protein MTSASTKVGEIFSAAGAAFTKLGELTMQLHPVADSSPAGGQTKSTVKRKLYEDGALPAPSDGSKKVVKKATAAVAVATQSTPTAISVPATHVVVASGLQGSPSIQPPLKKQKTADVTLSALNDSDVNSDLVDIEGLGEGSNSKKLNNFDQDNLNLDSSLIMNPSDLPLLSR from the exons atgACCTCAGCCTCAACTAAA GTAGGTGAGATCTTCTCTGCAGCCGGAGCTGCCTTCACCAAACTAGGAGAGCTCACCATGCAGCTTCACCCAGTGGCAGACTCCAGTCCTGcagg CGGTCAGACCAAGAGCACAGTGAAGAGGAAGCTGTATGAAGACGGAGCTCTGCCCGCCCCCTCTGACGGCTCCAAGAAGGTCGTCAAGAAAGCTACCGCtgctgttgccgtggcaacgCAGAGCACTCCGACCGCCATCTCCGTGCCCGCGACTCATGTTGTTGTGGCATCGGGACTACAGGGTTCCCCCTCCATCCAGCCCCCCCTGAAGAAACAGAAGACTGCAG atgtgacCCTCAGTGCTCTCAATGACTCAGATGTCAACAGTGATCTTGTGGACATCGAGGGATTGGGTGAAGGATCCAACTCCAAAAAACTCAACAACTTTGATCAAG ATAACCTGAACCTGGACTCGAGCCTTATCATGAATCCCAGTGaccttcctctgctctcccgCTGA